A window from Salarias fasciatus chromosome 11, fSalaFa1.1, whole genome shotgun sequence encodes these proteins:
- the LOC115396537 gene encoding D(2) dopamine receptor A-like: MTSLNKSDEASSSTSSSSSSSSLEQNFSVIASHDPPYTESFPTPTSLLTSSNCTSSPSAASPPYNFYAVLLVLLIFCVVFGNVLVCVAVSRERALQTTTNYLIVSLAVSDLLLATLVMPWGVYLEVVGEWRFSLIHCDILLTLDVMMCTASILNLCAISIDRYTAVAMPLLYNTRYSSRRRVAVMIAVVWFLSFAISCPLLFGLNNTASREGTTCSFADPAFVVYSSVASFYVPFIVTLLVYAQICVVLRKRGRRTAPPRQHDLLTQSGAEAGDAHRHRKNKCTQPEDVKLCTLILRPATAAPQRKKVTLVKEAVVHPLEVEPGQFLPQTQQSLDPPPAPQTSSRSGRSRISLSISVGPAPVLPSTVTRSALTPRPPTLEDGMRGREGWRERGGGGSGREKWGITKERVRGRLSQQKERKATQMLAIVLGVFIICWLPFFLTHVLKAHCRSCCISPSLYSAVTWLGYLNSAVNPVIYTTFNIEFRKAFIKILHC; the protein is encoded by the exons ATGACTTCGCTCAACAAGTCAGATGAGGCTTCCTCCTctacctcttcctcctcctcctcctcctcccttgaGCAGAACTTCTCCGTTATTGCCTCCCACGACCCCCCCTACACCGAGTCCTTTCCCACTCCCACCTCCCTGCTGACGTCCTCCAACTGCACCAGCTCGCCGTCGGCCGCGTCGCCTCCCTACAACTTCTACGCGGTGCTGCTGGTGCTCCTCATCTTCTGCGTGGTGTTCGGTAacgtgctggtgtgtgtggcggtgtcGCGGGAGCGCGCCCTGCAGACCACCACCAACTACCTCATCGTCTCCCTCGCCGTgtccgacctgctgctggccacCCTGGTCATGCCCTGGGGCGTCtacctggag GTGGTGGGAGAGTGGCGCTTCAGCCTCATCCACTGCGACATCCTGCTCACCCTCGACGTCATGATGTGCACCGCCAGCATCCTCAACCTCTGCGCCATCAGCATCGACAG ATACACAGCGGTGGCCATGCCGCTGCTCTATAACACCAGATACAGCTCCCGGAGGAGGGTGGCCGTCATGATCGCGGTGGTGTGGTTCCTCTCTTTCGCCATCTCCTGCCCTTTGCTGTTCGGCCTGAACAATACGG CCAGCCGTGAAGGCACTACGTGCAGCTTTGCAGACCCCGCCTTCGTGGTGTACTCGTCTGTGGCCTCCTTCTACGTTCCCTTCATAGTGACCTTGCTGGTGTATGCACAGATCTGCGTGGTGCTCCGCAAGCGAGGCAGACGCACGGCTCCGCCGCGCCAACACGATCTGCTCACGCAGAGCGGGGCCGAGGCAGGAGATGCCCACCGACACCGGAAG AATAAGTGTACACAGCCTGAGGATGTAAAACTGTGCACTCTGATCCTGAGACCTGCCACGGCAGCCCCACAGCGCAAGAAAGTG ACGCTGGTGAAGGAAGCCGTGGTTCATCCCCTGGAGGTGGAGCCGGGTCAGTTCCTGCCACAGACCCAGCAGAGCCTGGACCCTCCCCCGGCACCGCAAACCTCCTCCCGCTCGGGACGCTCCAGGATCTCCCTGTCCATCTCGGTCGGGCCCGCCCCCGTTCTGCCCTCTACCGTGACGCGATCGGCACTGACGCCCCGTCCCCCCACGCTGGAGGACGGCATGAGGGGCCGCGAGGGATGGAGGGAGCGCGGTGGCGGCGGGAGCGGGAGGGAGAAATGGGGCATCACCAAGGAGAGGGTGAGGGGAAGGCTGTCACaacagaaggagaggaaggcGACTCAGATGCTGGCTATTGTTCTTG GAGTGTTCATCATCTGCTGGCTGCCCTTCTTCCTGACCCACGTGCTGAAGGCTCACTGCCGGAGCTGCTGCATCTCGCCCTCGCTGTACAGCGCCGTCACCTGGCTGGGGTACCTCAACAGCGCCGTCAACCCCGTCATCTACACCACCTTCAATATCGAGTTCCGCAAAGCCTTCATCAAGATCCTGCACTGTTAG